The proteins below are encoded in one region of Syntrophotalea carbinolica DSM 2380:
- a CDS encoding 5-formyltetrahydrofolate cyclo-ligase, with protein sequence MPKKSLREIMLARRKHLAAEVCLGHSLRVQQRVLALPAFEQAKAVALYSPIFNEVFTEEIFHEALHRGKTVAYPRVRGDQLDFVLVASPQQLSPGAFGVLEPTGSATIPSSALDLVLVPGVAFDLEGNRLGYGKGFYDRVLCGSGRPALSVGLSFESQLVERLPVEDHDQCLDLLITEERDYSFTPSGRCMLEST encoded by the coding sequence ATGCCTAAAAAATCGCTACGCGAGATTATGTTGGCCCGTCGCAAACATCTGGCCGCTGAAGTCTGCCTGGGACACAGCCTCAGGGTTCAGCAGCGGGTGCTGGCGTTGCCTGCTTTCGAGCAGGCGAAGGCGGTGGCTCTTTACAGTCCGATTTTCAACGAAGTGTTCACTGAAGAAATATTTCACGAGGCGTTGCATCGGGGGAAAACTGTCGCATACCCGCGGGTGCGCGGCGATCAGCTCGATTTTGTGCTGGTTGCGTCGCCGCAACAGCTTTCACCTGGGGCGTTCGGCGTGCTCGAACCGACCGGGTCAGCCACGATACCATCCAGTGCACTCGATTTGGTGTTGGTGCCTGGCGTGGCTTTTGACCTTGAGGGTAACCGGCTGGGGTATGGTAAGGGGTTTTACGACCGGGTGCTCTGTGGATCCGGGCGTCCGGCGTTGTCTGTCGGGCTCAGTTTTGAGTCGCAGCTGGTTGAACGTCTGCCGGTCGAGGATCATGACCAGTGTTTGGATTTATTGATTACCGAGGAACGGGATTACTCTTTCACACCGTCTGGGCGGTGTATGCTGGAAAGCACATAA